The window TTTGAAAGCTTTTCGGAATCCACCGAATTAACAACGCAACGCATTTTCTTTGACGTCTTGCTAGCTATTCCCTTTACCATTGCAGGAGCAATCTGCAAGTTTCTAGCTACTACTTTTAATCCACAGGTGGCTAAAAACTACCAAGAGCTGTTTGCTTCCACACTATTGTTAGAACCAGAAAATATCGACTTTTTAGTAAGCACGAACAAAATTGAAATCAGACAGGCCGATAGCCGTTATCAAAGTACCTCCATAAAAATTTCTTTATTCCCAAATATTGTACTGAAAATTCTCAGCAATTTAAGTATCACAGATATTAAAAATGTGCGACTCGTTAGCAAAGGCTTCCGAACTCTCACCGACTCAAATATTGGAAGAGAAGATACAGAGCTTTATCGAAAAACCCACTTAAAAGGTTTATCTTTAGATCCTAAAATCACACCCAGCTATAGATCGATAATTTTCTCCTACCAGAATCACATCCGAGAATTTAATTATCAGAGACTTAAAGAGATTTTTGGAGACATCAACAACATTTTCTATCTAAAGGTTTATCAAACAACCCCCTCCGAACACGGAGTTATTCAAGATGTGGACGCACTTGCCCATAGGGAGGATTTCGAAGCTTATCCGCCTGTCTTCAGACTACGATTCAAAAGAGATAACAATCTCACTAAAGAAGTTTTTGTCATAAAATACTCCCTTTTTGTGCCCAAAGAATATGATGAATCTGCCCATGACAAAGTTTGGCACGATTGTTTAGTGCTCTCACCACCTGATAGAACAATAAATAAATGGAAAGTAAACGATCTTCGTCATCCGGATCATCTACCAAAAATTGACTCTCAATCATCTCGAAGTGCTTATAATTATCAAGAATTTCCAAGATCTCCCACAGAGCCGCACCAGTCACAACTCTATCGTCAAACATTTACGTCATACACTCTTGATGAAGAATCTATTACCAAAGTTCGCCTGCGCAATCTTATTGAGAACAAAACAGTGGGATTTTATGATCAAAGAAAAATAAGAAAAAACAACACATTTGTCCCCTCATTTATCTATGAAAGTTCACAAAGAAGCTCTAAAAACAAAGGACGCTTGTTTTTAAGCCTTCCTGTCAAATTAGGGCACGTCCCTGTCACTGACTTCAAATTCACCATACAACGACTTCCAGCACCCTCGCAACTCTACGTAGATCCGCAGGGAGCGATTACAAGGCTTAGTCCGAACGACTCACTCTACGAGGCTGATAGAGGCGGTGCTCTTGAAATGCTCACATTCGAATCTGCTGAAACCAGTACAGTTAAGGGCTAAGTACATGTTACGACAGCTTACAAAAGAACTTGCTACTAAAAAAGATTGAAGTAAAATTATTTCACACTATTCTGTCGAAGATGTTTGCTTCTCGCTTAACTTTAGTAATGCGATGCATTTAGTAGAACATCTTTTTTACGATAATATCCAAGATGACGTAAGCCAACAATATACTTTAAACCTGGGCTTTGAAATAAAGGACCATTTTATTAATGAGTGGCGAGCAGATTGGAAAAATGAGGTTTTCTTAGGTGGACTTTGCTCTATGCCTTGGCGTTATGATGAACAATACTTATGCTATTAGAAAACTCTGGACAAGTTAGAAACCCAGGGTCTTTTGATTAAAATTTCTTGATGCTAATCTCTCTTTAAATTTTCATATCTGTTTTACTCAACATGGAGACAGATATGAATGCTAAAGGTATCAAAGAGGAGCCCTATGATGATGCAAGAGAGATTGATTTAGAGGAATTTAAAAGGTATTTAGAAAAAATTACCCATCCCATTCAAGATCCTCGTGCAAAAGACAACCAAAGGCATAGCCTTTTACTCTAATAGCTATCATCTTCTGCGCCATTGTAGGAGGTGCCAATAGCATTAGTGCTATTTATCGTTATGCCTCTTCCAAGCGAAAATGGTTAATGACATGGTTAGATTTGAGATATGACGTACCCTCGTACGATACATTCTGGTGGTTACTTGTTCGTCTCGATCCCTCTCAAACTGAAATGCTTTTTCGCAATTGGTCTGCCACTCTTTCCAAAGATGAAGTTGAAGACCTAATCGCAATTGACGGCAAGCGAGTCAGAGGCGCATCAAATAAAAAAAATCAGCCTGATTCTCTTCTTTATATGGTGTCTGCTTGGTCTTCGGGAAGAAGTCTTGTTCTAGGTCAAGTGAAAACGGAAACAAAGTCGAATGAAATAACAGCAATTCCATAGCTTATTCGGGCTCTTGATATTAAAGGCGCAACGATCACAATAGATGCAATGGGATGCCAAAAAGAGATTGCGAGGATTATCGTAGAGAAAGAAGCAAATTATGTTCTGATGGTCAAAGATAACCAGCCAACATTGTTCGACGAAATTCAAAACTATTTTGAACATGCGGAGAGTCTCCAACACAATACTTAACCACAACAAAAGGTATAATCAAATATGCTAAGGATGGTAAAGTACATGTTATACCATCTGATCCGAACGCTATAATCAAGTAAGATTTTTATCAAATGAATATGCAAAATCATTTAACAACTATAACAAATTGGATAATTAGCGATCTTAAATCTAATAAAATTAGAGCTGTTGATGCTATATGGGAAGAA is drawn from Parachlamydiales bacterium and contains these coding sequences:
- a CDS encoding F-box protein, encoding MSCTRYITNIITSNDSPIDKWGNYLMQPITRLWELKTGTKQVREFFVEKKTQALFESFSESTELTTQRIFFDVLLAIPFTIAGAICKFLATTFNPQVAKNYQELFASTLLLEPENIDFLVSTNKIEIRQADSRYQSTSIKISLFPNIVLKILSNLSITDIKNVRLVSKGFRTLTDSNIGREDTELYRKTHLKGLSLDPKITPSYRSIIFSYQNHIREFNYQRLKEIFGDINNIFYLKVYQTTPSEHGVIQDVDALAHREDFEAYPPVFRLRFKRDNNLTKEVFVIKYSLFVPKEYDESAHDKVWHDCLVLSPPDRTINKWKVNDLRHPDHLPKIDSQSSRSAYNYQEFPRSPTEPHQSQLYRQTFTSYTLDEESITKVRLRNLIENKTVGFYDQRKIRKNNTFVPSFIYESSQRSSKNKGRLFLSLPVKLGHVPVTDFKFTIQRLPAPSQLYVDPQGAITRLSPNDSLYEADRGGALEMLTFESAETSTVKG